Proteins from one Pseudomonas sp. KBS0710 genomic window:
- a CDS encoding superoxide dismutase, whose protein sequence is MTYTLPALPYAYDALEPHIDAQTMEIHYTKHHQTYINNLNAAVEGTEFAGWPVEKLVSSVQQLPEKLRAAVINQGGGHANHSLFWAVMSPKGGGKPEGALGNAIDEQLGGFDSFKEAFTKAALTRFGSGWAWLSVTPQRTLVVESSGNQDSPLMSGNTPILGLDVWEHAYYLLYQNRRPEYINAFYSVINWPEVAARYQAALA, encoded by the coding sequence ATGACTTACACCTTGCCTGCCTTGCCTTACGCCTACGACGCCCTGGAGCCGCATATCGATGCGCAAACCATGGAGATTCACTACACCAAGCATCACCAGACTTACATCAACAACCTGAATGCTGCGGTCGAAGGCACGGAGTTTGCGGGCTGGCCGGTAGAGAAGCTGGTGTCCAGCGTGCAGCAATTGCCGGAAAAACTGCGTGCTGCGGTGATTAACCAAGGCGGTGGTCACGCTAACCACTCGCTGTTTTGGGCGGTGATGTCGCCCAAAGGCGGCGGCAAGCCTGAAGGCGCACTGGGCAATGCCATCGACGAGCAATTGGGCGGCTTCGACAGTTTCAAAGAGGCCTTCACCAAGGCCGCCTTGACCCGCTTCGGCAGCGGCTGGGCCTGGCTGAGCGTGACCCCGCAGAGGACGCTGGTAGTGGAAAGCAGTGGCAACCAGGACAGCCCCTTGATGAGCGGCAACACGCCAATCCTCGGCCTGGACGTGTGGGAGCACGCCTATTACCTGCTGTATCAGAACCGTCGCCCGGAATACATCAACGCCTTTTATAGCGTGATCAACTGGCCGGAAGTCGCCGCACGCTACCAGGCCGCCCTGGCCTGA